In one Ischnura elegans chromosome 13, ioIscEleg1.1, whole genome shotgun sequence genomic region, the following are encoded:
- the LOC124170327 gene encoding oocyte zinc finger protein XlCOF6-like, which translates to MVADLDWTLVGAKEEPSPDENAQPTLSEDGDPFESSAIAHESAFGVPAAEEMPELTTSTSYLLAEGNLRNHSIDECIDPTPLATQIDSKAGTSHGEIEKNLIDEELEKCGDSETYEISSCSILNDRQCNNKDIESLKSSRGGAAMAVVGEKSGCDAPNTSHSLRFMRISRNDRSGCETIVGGNNEVLNCFIENPWNSYSSNEDSYNCFNCRDVFNNKKELMKHMKIHFVARNFDAAAESSIVDVSPGALPSSGHSSSCEPTISKALSGQERKMLEPKPKENVLIKETSGGKGDEKNIRRLTRSFTVVEKSTSQSLSSKSSSIRNVRNHVGPREEDRVYSCSAGSKSFTQKRDLTVHKLTHTGGKTYSCSTCSKSFTHRIHFKSHVLTHAVETPFVCKVCRKSFSRKNTLYAHVRTHSGERPYSCKVCEKSFSSNSHLVRHVRTHTGEKPFSCNECGKSFWNKSDLVGHVYTHTAEKPHSCRICKKSFTRKGTLKRHMRTHTAEKLFSCDECEKSFSDKSNLVRHVRTHTGDKPYSCDVCEMSFSDKSHLNAHVRRHAGEKPFSCDECEKSFADKSHLVRHIRIHTGDKPYSCSICRKCFTEKGNLKSHMRQHSGEKPFICQLCSKAFARNSQLTLHIQRHSGEKPYSCRICCKHFTKRCSLEDHKRLLTKERGPKS; encoded by the exons CCTACTTTAAGTGAGGATGGGGACCCATTTGAGAGTTCAGCTATTGCCCATGAgtctgcatttg ggGTCCCGGCTGCTGAAGAAATGCCCGAGCTaacaacatcaacttcatatctgcttgcagaaggaaatctaaggaatcattcaattgatgaatgcattgaCCCCACACCTTTGGCGACACAGATTGATTCTAAGGCTGGAACATCCCATggagagatagagaaaaatctgATAGATGAGGAATTGGAAAAATGTGGTGATTCTGAAACTTATGAGATATCAAGTTGCTCAATTCTTAATGACAGACAATGCAATAACAAAgacattgaatcacttaaaagcagcagaggtggagccgcaatggctgttgtaggggagaaaagtggttgtgatgcaccaaatacCTCGCATAGCCTTAGGTTTATGAGAATAAGTAGAAATGACAGAAGTGGCTGTGAGACCATCGTGGGAGGTAACAACGAGGTACTTAATTGCTTCATCGAAAATCCATGGAACAGttacagttcaaacgaagattcatataattgcttcaactgcagagatgtgttcaacaacaaaaaggagctaatgaaacacatgaaaattcattttgttgctcgtaattttgatgccgcagcagaatcatcaatcgtagATGTGTCTCCGGGAGCACTTCCATCAAGCGGACACAGCAGTTCTTGCGAGCCTACCATCTCAAAGGCTTTAAGTGGGCAGGAGAGGAAAATGCTAGAGCCTAAACCAAAAGAAAATGTGCTCATCAAGGAAaccagtggaggaaaaggggacGAGAAAAATATAAGACGATTGACGAGAAGTTTCACTGTAGTAGAGAAATCAACTTCACAAAGTTTATCTTCAAAATCATCTAGCATTAGAAATGTGCGCAATCACGTGGGTCCGAGAGAGGAAGATAGAGTGTATTCATGCAGTGCCGGCAGTAAGTCCTTCACTCAGAAGAGGGACCTCACCGTACACAAACTTACACACACAGGAGGGAAAAcgtattcttgtagcacttgCAGCAAATCTTTCACTCATAGAATTCATTTCAAGAGTCACGTGCTGACACACGCAGTAGAAACGCCTTTTGTATGTAAGGTGTGCAGAAAGTCCTTCTCTAGGAAAAACACTCTCTACGCGCACGTACGTACTCACTCAGGAGAAAGGCCTTATTCATGCAaagtgtgtgaaaagtctttctcgagtaatagccacttagttagacatgtacgcacgcacacgggagagaaaccgttTTCTTGCAACGAGTGTGGAAAGTCTTTCTGGAATAAGAGCGACTTAGTTGGACATGTATATACGCACACGGCAGAGAAACCCCACTCGTGCAGAATCTGCAAGAAATCTTTCACTCGGAAGGGTACTCTCAAACGTCACATGCGAACACACACGGCAGAGAAACTGTTTTCTTGcgacgagtgtgaaaagtctttctcggataagagtaACTTAGTTCGACATGTACGCACGcacacgggggataaaccgtattcttgcGACGTGTGTGAAATGTCTTTCTCAGATAAGAGCCACTTAAATGCACATGTACGTAGGCACGCGGGAGAGAAACCGTTTTCTTGcgacgagtgtgaaaagtctttcgcggataagagccacttagttagacatattcgtattcacacgggggataaaccgtattcttgtagcatttgccgcaAGTGTTTCACTGAGAAGGGTAATCTCAAGAGTCACATGCGACAAcactcgggagagaagccttttatctGCCAACTGTGCAGCAAGGCCTTCGCTAGGAACAGTCAGCTCACCTTACATATTCAAAGAcactcgggagagaagccttatTCTTGTAGAATCTGCTGCAAGCATTTCACAAAGAGATGTTCTCTCGAAGATCACAAGCGTTTGCTTACGAAAGAGAGAGGCCCTAAATCATGA